From one Anabas testudineus chromosome 18, fAnaTes1.2, whole genome shotgun sequence genomic stretch:
- the zgc:101765 gene encoding aldo/keto reductase, whose protein sequence is MASSSSTLSVVLNTGAQMPLVGLGTYKLWGPEDVYRAVDAALAAGYRAFDSAAVYRNEADLGRALKELLPKYGLTREDVFITSKLGPKDQGDKAMEGALRSLSQLDLGYIDLYLIHWPGTQGLAVDDQRNPGNRAQSWATLEELHAQGKLKAIGVSNYTPKHMKELIQSCKVRPAVLQVEFHPRLCQTELRSVCEEYGVCFQAYSSLGKGELVTDPVVMEVAKNCERTAAQVLLRWAVQQGVPVLPKSSNPDRIKENAKLFDFTLPDTDMDGLSALDCGHKYCWDPSDVA, encoded by the exons atggcctcctcctcttccactctTTCTGTTGTCCTAAATACGGGGGCCCAAATGCCCCTTGTGGGTTTGGGGACCTACAAGTTGTGGGGTCCTGAAGATGTCTATCGGGCTGTGGATGCTGCCCTCGCTGCTGGTTATCGGGCTTTTGACAGCGCTGCCGTCTACCGCAATGAAGCTGACTTGGGCCGTGCTCTAAAGGAGCTGCTGCCCAAATACGGCTTGACCAGAGAGGATGTATTCATAACCAG TAAGCTGGGCCCTAAAGATCAGGGGGACAAGGCCATGGAAGGAGCCCTCCGCAGCCTGTCTCAGCTGGATCTGGGTTACATAGACCTCTACTTGATCCACTGGCCTGGCACACAGGGTCTGGCAGTGGATGACCAACGCAACCCAG GCAACCGAGCTCAGAGTTGGGCCACACTGGAGGAGTTGCATGCCCAGGGAAAGCTGAAGGCCATAGGAGTGTCTAATTACACaccaaaacacatgaaagaacTGATACAAAGCTGCAAAGTCCGTCCTGCTGTGCTACAG gtAGAGTTTCACCCACGACTGTGCCAGACAGAGCTGAGGAGTGTTTGTGAGGAGTATGGAGTGTGTTTCCAAGCCTACTCCTCTTTAGGGAAAGGAGAGCTGGTGACTGACCCTGTAGTTATGGAGGTAGCAAAGAACTGTGAACGCACAGCTGCACAG GTACTGTTGCGCTGGGCAGTGCAGCAGGGCGTCCCAGTGCTCCCCAAATCTTCCAATCCAGACAGAATAAAGGAAAACGCCAAGCTTTTTGACTTCACCCTGCCGGACACAGACATGGACGGACTGTCAGCTTTGGACTGTGGACACAAGTACTGCTGGGACCCATCAGATGTGGCATGA
- the LOC113157195 gene encoding membrane-anchored junction protein isoform X1 — MSLQPFSFPFPETRFFRAGRLIYKFKIRAGSSYSGEEMVGGNFCQELEDTIRTVLGNLDNLHPFSSTHFIIFPYKQRWEGMSKVMCKHSQKKLSAYPFVLILYVEKNTQNEKQAEELSPPQSKRCKRRSPVEDATLKGLSEDIEADREVSVVRLLNVNNPHAETVVQEDAVDKKEINPQLQSGDSTVTGSGSPGKVEPQTMQDEEGEQQFGEEEEITDSGHGTPSGSSGVLSRLASYMFPFSWFYKDP, encoded by the exons ATGTCCCTGCAGCCCTTCTCCTTCCCATTCCCTGAGACTCGATTCTTCAGAGCTGGCAGGCTCATCTACAAGTTCAAGATCAGAGCAGGCAGCAGCTACAG TGGAGAGGAGATGGTGGGAGGAAACTTCTGTCAGGAACTGGAG GACACTATCAGAACTGTGCTTGGCAACCTGGACAATCTTCATCCCTTCTCTAGTACACATTTCATTATCTTCCCTT ATAAGCAGCGGTGGGAGGGAATGTCCAAGGTGATGTGCAAACACAGTCAGAAGAAGCTGAGTGCTTATCCTTTTGTTCTTATCCTCTatgtggagaaaaacacacagaatg AAAAGCAGGCAGAGGAGTTGAGCCCA cccCAGTCAAAGCGCTGTAAGAGACGCTCACCAGTAGAGGACGCCACACTAAAGGGATTATCTGAGGACATcgaggctgacagagaagtgTCTGTAGTGCG CCTGCTAAACGTGAACAATCCACATGCAGAGACAGTAGTCCAAGAAGATGCTGTTGACAAG AAAGAGATAAACCCCCAGCTGCAATCAGGCGACAGCACGGTGACAGGAAGTGGTAGTCCAGGTAAAGTGGAGCCTCAGACAATGCAGGATGAAGAAGGAGAGCAGCAGTTtggtgaggaggaagaaattACAGACAGTGGCCATGGGACACCGTCAGGGAGTTCAGGGGTTCTGAGTCGACTGGCCAG TTATATGTTCCCTTTCTCTTGGTTCTACAAAGACCCCTGA
- the LOC113157195 gene encoding membrane-anchored junction protein isoform X2, protein MSLQPFSFPFPETRFFRAGRLIYKFKIRAGSSYSGEEMVGGNFCQELEDTIRTVLGNLDNLHPFSSTHFIIFPYKQRWEGMSKVMCKHSQKKLSAYPFVLILYVEKNTQNEKQAEELSPSKRCKRRSPVEDATLKGLSEDIEADREVSVVRLLNVNNPHAETVVQEDAVDKKEINPQLQSGDSTVTGSGSPGKVEPQTMQDEEGEQQFGEEEEITDSGHGTPSGSSGVLSRLASYMFPFSWFYKDP, encoded by the exons ATGTCCCTGCAGCCCTTCTCCTTCCCATTCCCTGAGACTCGATTCTTCAGAGCTGGCAGGCTCATCTACAAGTTCAAGATCAGAGCAGGCAGCAGCTACAG TGGAGAGGAGATGGTGGGAGGAAACTTCTGTCAGGAACTGGAG GACACTATCAGAACTGTGCTTGGCAACCTGGACAATCTTCATCCCTTCTCTAGTACACATTTCATTATCTTCCCTT ATAAGCAGCGGTGGGAGGGAATGTCCAAGGTGATGTGCAAACACAGTCAGAAGAAGCTGAGTGCTTATCCTTTTGTTCTTATCCTCTatgtggagaaaaacacacagaatg AAAAGCAGGCAGAGGAGTTGAGCCCA TCAAAGCGCTGTAAGAGACGCTCACCAGTAGAGGACGCCACACTAAAGGGATTATCTGAGGACATcgaggctgacagagaagtgTCTGTAGTGCG CCTGCTAAACGTGAACAATCCACATGCAGAGACAGTAGTCCAAGAAGATGCTGTTGACAAG AAAGAGATAAACCCCCAGCTGCAATCAGGCGACAGCACGGTGACAGGAAGTGGTAGTCCAGGTAAAGTGGAGCCTCAGACAATGCAGGATGAAGAAGGAGAGCAGCAGTTtggtgaggaggaagaaattACAGACAGTGGCCATGGGACACCGTCAGGGAGTTCAGGGGTTCTGAGTCGACTGGCCAG TTATATGTTCCCTTTCTCTTGGTTCTACAAAGACCCCTGA
- the gpha2 gene encoding glycoprotein hormone alpha-2 — MSLLLLFSPIGWSYDALTPGCHLYPFNVSIRSDRRGTCKGTHLVYACVGYCESSAFPSRYSVLVASNFTHNITSASRCCTISKDAKVKVRLDCPRGRHHDEIEILTAKACRCDMCRKSRY; from the exons ATGTCACTCTTGTTGCTCTTCTCTCCTATTGGTTGGAGCTACGATGCCCTGACCCCAGGCTGTCACCTATACC CCTTCAACGTGTCCATCCGCAGTGATCGACGCGGCACGTGTAAAGGCACCCACCTGGTCTACGCCTGCGTGGGCTACTGCGAGTCGAGCGCCTTCCCGTCCAGATACTCTGTGCTGGTGGCCTCCAACTTCACCCACAACATCACCTCTGCTTCACGGTGCTGCACCATCAGCAAGGACGCCAAG GTCAAAGTGCGGCTGGACTGTCCCCGAGGTCGCCATCATGACGAAATAGAGATCCTGACAGCTAAAGCGTGTCGCTGTGACATGTGCCGCAAGTCCCGCTACTAA
- the LOC113157598 gene encoding glycoprotein hormone beta-5-like, translating to MYLHPLFLSLLLLLVARAAVVCVTMTTPLRDFRGCALREFSFVAQKSGCKGLRITTEACWGRCRTWERPVPDPPYIERYHRVCMYSHIRYMTARLPGCRSNVSPLYHYPVALRCECEICSTLDTECETF from the exons ATGTATCTCCATCCGctgttcctctccctcctcctcctcctggttGCCAGGGCAGCCGTGGTGTGTGTTACCATGACGACCCCGCTCCGCGATTTCCGAGGCTGCGCGTTGCGAGAGTTCTCCTTTGTGGCCCAGAAGTCTGGCTGTAAGGGACTGCGCATCACCACGGAGGCCTGCTGGGGGCGATGCCGCACCTGGGAG AGACCTGTTCCAGACCCCCCTTACATCGAAAGATACCACCGGGTGTGTATGTACAGTCATATCCGCTACATGACCGCCCGGCTGCCAGGCTGCCGGTCTAATGTCTCCCCTCTTTACCACTACCCAGTGGCTCTGCGCTGCGAATGTGAAATCTGCTCCACACTGGACACTGAGTGTGAGACCTTCTGA